The region GCGCCGGTCGAGGCTGTAGCTCAGGACGGCACCCTGCAGGGCCCCTCGAACCACGTGGCGGAGGTTCACGATCCCCGCCACGGCCCCGCCGGCGTCGGCCTTCCGGAAGAGGGCGAGCCGGAGGGCCGTCCCCGCGAGAGATTCCCTCCGGGCGTTTCGGAGTTCCGCCTTCCAGAAGGGGAGCGTGAAGTACGCCTCGGTGCGCTCGGGTTCCCAGGGGGCGAGGTGGTCGCGGTTTTCAAGGACGTAGGTCAGGACGCGCCCGGCGTCCCTCGGGCCGGGCACCCGCAGAAGGAGGCGGGCCGTTTCGAGGACGGGAAGGGGGCGGCCCCACATCGTCAGATCGCGGCGGCGAAGGCCAGAACGTGGCCGTCGGGGTCCAGACAGTATCCGGCGCGGTGGCCCCAATCCCTGGCCCTCACCGGATCGAGAAGCCGGGCTCCGGCCCCCACGGCCCGGTCCAGGCAGGCGGCCGGATCTTCCACGCGAAGGTACAGTTCGGCCCGGGGAATCCCGCCGGCGGCGGCCGGATCGGGAATCCGGTCTCCCAGGAGCCGCCGGATCCCCCTTTCGGGCATGAGCCCGAGGACAACGCCATGTCCCAGGTCGAACTCGGTCATGCCCGGAACGTCCAGGCAAGGCTCCGCGGCGAGGGCTTTTCGATAGAAGTCCGCCGAACGCGCCTGATCCGCCACGTACAAGATGAGGTGGATTCCGCCGAACGCCTCTCCCGGGCTCATGGCGTCAGGACCCGGTCCGCCGTCCGCAAGGCTTCCACCGTCTCGCCCATGGTGCCGGCGACGCCCACCCGGAGGCGATTCTCCACTCCGTAGTGGCCCAGGCAGGTGATGCAGGCGGTCACCACGGCCCCCTTGGATTCCATCTCCCGCAGGGTCTCCAGCGTCTCGGCCCCTTCCAAGGCCAGGAAGACGCCCCGGTTCAGCAGGAGCACCCGCTCCACCCTCTCCCCGGACTCGGCGAGCTTTCCGAGGAAGTTGCGCATCAGAAGCCTGCCCAGCGCCTCGTCCCCGTCTCCGATCCGATCCGACGTGATGTACAGAACGCTCATGGGGCCTCCCTTCCCGTGACGAGGGGCCGCGCCTCGGATACACTGGACCCGATTCGCCCGGGAGCGAATGTAGCAGACGAAAACCGAGGGGGAAAGAGACATGATTTCGCGAATCGCCGCCGTCCTTTCGTTTTTCTGCCTTGCCGCCGCCGCCCAGACCGCCACGCCGCCTCCGGCCGCCCCCGATCTCTCCGCGGGTTGGAAGGCTCTCGCCGAAGGCGACACGGCCGCCGCCATTCAGGCCGCCCGGGAGGCGCTGAAGGCCTCCCCGGGCCACCCCGAAGCCCTGGCCCTCTGGGGCCGATCCGCTCTCTCCTCAGGGGACGTGCAGACGGGGACCGGCGCCCTTCGCATGTTGGCGGGCAAGCGCGGGACGCTGGACGATTTCCGTCTCCTGGCCCTGGCCTGCGCCATGGCCGGGCGGTGGTCCGATGCGCGGACGGCGTTGGATCGGGCCGAGAAGTCGCCGGGGGCCACCGCGGACGGCCTCTATGCCCTCGCCTGGATGACGGAGGAGGCCCCCCGGCGGGCGGCCCTTCTGCGGCGTCTGGAAGCGGAGTTCTCCGCCGAGGCGAAGGGCGCATCGGCGGAGGCGGCCTTCTGGGAATCCAAGGGGGCGAGGCTCCTGAACCGGCTCCCGTCTCCGCTTCCGGCGGACGGGGCGGAGGTCCCCCTCAAGACCCTCTACGACCTCGAGTGGGCCGTGGCCAGGACCGCCTCGGGAGAGGAACTCTGGCTTCTCGTCGACACCGCGTGCCCCCGCACGGTCCTGTCCCGGGAAACGGCGGAGCGGCTGGGCCTGGCCACGGTGCCGGCTTCGCGGCCCTTGCCGGGCGCCTACGCCTCCTCCCCCGCTCCGGCCTACACGATCCTCGATCGGCTCGATCTGGGCCCCATTTCCGCGGAGAACGTGGTGGCGGTCGTGGTGGACGACGCGCCCGGCCTGCTCCGGTTCCGAGAGGGACGGACGGTCCTCAAGGGGATCCTCG is a window of Acidobacteriota bacterium DNA encoding:
- the yedF gene encoding sulfurtransferase-like selenium metabolism protein YedF — its product is MSVLYITSDRIGDGDEALGRLLMRNFLGKLAESGERVERVLLLNRGVFLALEGAETLETLREMESKGAVVTACITCLGHYGVENRLRVGVAGTMGETVEALRTADRVLTP
- a CDS encoding retropepsin-like aspartic protease, with translation MISRIAAVLSFFCLAAAAQTATPPPAAPDLSAGWKALAEGDTAAAIQAAREALKASPGHPEALALWGRSALSSGDVQTGTGALRMLAGKRGTLDDFRLLALACAMAGRWSDARTALDRAEKSPGATADGLYALAWMTEEAPRRAALLRRLEAEFSAEAKGASAEAAFWESKGARLLNRLPSPLPADGAEVPLKTLYDLEWAVARTASGEELWLLVDTACPRTVLSRETAERLGLATVPASRPLPGAYASSPAPAYTILDRLDLGPISAENVVAVVVDDAPGLLRFREGRTVLKGILGMDLLRGCKIRFDRQKNLLRLLPASAPLDRLLDGDPSAWSSYPAYDVHGQLFVPTALGAKTAILGLMSTGCTHVLAAEAALPGTGLQASSKNAFSLAPSSFFAMPDRAAGTHYAAMDRVRKGSLGWMEECLPPVGNVRTVPKDAKVGFGPAMGVLADLPLYPATLGAEIPASTVVGKKLTDFYALALDLPGGKLYMKRVLFAK
- a CDS encoding GNAT family N-acetyltransferase, yielding MWGRPLPVLETARLLLRVPGPRDAGRVLTYVLENRDHLAPWEPERTEAYFTLPFWKAELRNARRESLAGTALRLALFRKADAGGAVAGIVNLRHVVRGALQGAVLSYSLDRRLTGQGLMTEALEAVVAHAFGPMNLHRLEAAYVPENVRSAAVLQRLGFERVGFAPDYLLIAGRWRDHVLTARLHPGWKPGSAG
- a CDS encoding VOC family protein yields the protein MSPGEAFGGIHLILYVADQARSADFYRKALAAEPCLDVPGMTEFDLGHGVVLGLMPERGIRRLLGDRIPDPAAAGGIPRAELYLRVEDPAACLDRAVGAGARLLDPVRARDWGHRAGYCLDPDGHVLAFAAAI